In Cupriavidus basilensis, one genomic interval encodes:
- a CDS encoding delta(1)-pyrroline-2-carboxylate reductase family protein — translation MSVALLDAAQTAARLPYPALARAIADMLAELRAGTAMAPPRIALPVGDPAGGEGTLLVMPARNRELVMTKNITVHPGNPQRGLPNILGEVVVADAHTGRRLALLDGPTVTGRRTAAVSLLAAQCFAPDPAGELLIIGAGVQALTHLEAFATGLSPRRVWLHSRTAAKAEALAAHARTLGVEAQTVDDVRTVLPRVSMVVTVTSSLVPVLPDLDSGLWRDDHFIAAVGAFRPEMCELPPALCQAASAHGRLLADTLFGIEEEAGDLLQAGIAWPTVQPFEHAILAADALRARRGSPLVFKSVGYALWDLAACVLASAGTA, via the coding sequence ATGTCCGTTGCCCTGCTAGACGCCGCCCAGACCGCGGCCCGCCTGCCTTACCCCGCGCTGGCCCGCGCCATTGCCGACATGCTGGCCGAGCTGCGCGCGGGCACGGCCATGGCGCCGCCGCGCATTGCGTTGCCTGTAGGGGACCCCGCTGGCGGCGAGGGCACGCTGCTGGTGATGCCGGCGCGTAACCGGGAACTGGTGATGACCAAGAACATCACCGTGCACCCCGGCAATCCGCAACGCGGCCTGCCCAATATCCTCGGCGAGGTGGTGGTGGCCGACGCCCATACCGGACGCCGGCTGGCGCTGCTGGACGGCCCCACCGTGACGGGCCGGCGCACCGCCGCCGTGTCGCTGCTGGCGGCACAGTGCTTCGCGCCGGATCCCGCTGGGGAGCTGTTGATCATCGGTGCCGGCGTGCAGGCGCTGACCCATCTGGAGGCCTTTGCCACCGGCCTCTCGCCGCGCCGGGTGTGGCTGCATTCGCGCACGGCCGCGAAGGCAGAAGCCCTCGCCGCGCACGCGCGCACGCTGGGCGTGGAGGCGCAGACGGTGGATGACGTGCGCACGGTCTTGCCGCGCGTGTCCATGGTGGTGACGGTGACGTCCAGCCTGGTGCCGGTGCTGCCGGACCTGGATAGCGGCCTGTGGCGCGACGATCATTTCATCGCCGCGGTGGGCGCGTTCCGCCCGGAGATGTGCGAGCTGCCGCCGGCGCTTTGTCAGGCGGCCTCGGCGCATGGCCGGCTGCTGGCCGATACCTTGTTCGGCATCGAGGAGGAGGCGGGTGACCTGCTGCAGGCGGGCATCGCTTGGCCCACCGTGCAACCGTTCGAGCACGCGATCCTCGCCGCGGACGCACTGCGCGCGCGCCGCGGCAGCCCGCTGGTCTTCAAGAGTGTCGGTTACGCCCTGTGGGATCTGGCCGC
- a CDS encoding MFS transporter has protein sequence MPKPAPDTAHTTAQKLMILGAVCLAALAMPLSFTGPAVALPAIAADLGGSPIALNWVTNAFMLCFGSCLMAAGALADRFGRKRVFLAGIAGFALSSLALTAAPDIAWLDGLRAAQGVAGAAAFAGGMAALAQEFEGQAATRAFSLLGTTFGVGLAFGPVLAGWLIGQAGWRSVFLSAAAIAVCAVVLGARCMRESRDPAASGLDWPGAGTFTGALSLFTYAVLRAPDSGWDSLPVVVLLASAAALMLAFVMIEQRVRAPMLDLSLFRYPRFVGVQFLAAAPAYSYVVLQVLLPVRLIGIEGYSAIEAGRMMIALSAPMLVVPLLAGHLTRWLSAGLICGLGLLVCAAGLLWLAHCAPGQPSAGLVLPMLAIGLGISLPWGLMDGLAVSVVPKERAGMATGIFSTTRVAGEGIALAIVGAMLAGLAQSRLHAIATAPSAALAQAAHRLAMGDLPRAMALLPQASEQALVQGYGDAFRLLLYILAAITVASAALVFGLLSHSRLPHLSVSAPEASR, from the coding sequence ATGCCCAAACCTGCACCTGACACCGCGCACACCACGGCGCAAAAACTGATGATCCTTGGCGCGGTCTGTCTTGCCGCGCTGGCCATGCCCCTGAGCTTCACCGGCCCGGCGGTCGCCTTGCCAGCGATTGCCGCCGATCTCGGCGGCAGCCCCATCGCGCTGAACTGGGTCACCAACGCCTTCATGCTGTGTTTCGGCAGCTGCCTGATGGCAGCCGGCGCGCTGGCCGACCGCTTCGGGCGCAAGCGCGTATTCCTCGCCGGCATTGCCGGCTTTGCGCTTAGCTCGCTGGCCCTCACGGCAGCGCCCGACATCGCCTGGCTGGATGGCCTGCGCGCAGCGCAAGGGGTGGCCGGTGCCGCCGCCTTCGCCGGGGGCATGGCAGCACTGGCGCAGGAGTTCGAGGGGCAGGCCGCTACCCGCGCATTCAGCTTGCTGGGCACCACGTTCGGCGTGGGACTCGCCTTCGGGCCGGTGCTGGCGGGATGGCTGATCGGGCAAGCCGGCTGGCGCAGCGTCTTCCTCAGCGCAGCCGCGATCGCCGTTTGCGCCGTGGTGCTGGGCGCGCGCTGCATGCGTGAGTCGCGCGACCCCGCCGCCAGCGGGCTCGACTGGCCAGGGGCGGGCACCTTTACCGGCGCGCTGAGCTTGTTCACCTATGCCGTGCTGCGCGCGCCGGACAGCGGCTGGGACAGCTTGCCGGTGGTCGTGCTGTTGGCCAGCGCCGCCGCGCTGATGCTGGCGTTCGTCATGATCGAGCAGCGCGTGCGCGCGCCTATGCTGGACCTGTCGCTGTTTCGCTATCCGCGCTTTGTCGGCGTGCAATTCCTGGCGGCCGCGCCCGCGTATTCGTACGTGGTGTTGCAAGTCCTGCTGCCGGTCCGCCTGATCGGCATCGAAGGCTACAGCGCGATCGAAGCCGGCCGCATGATGATTGCCCTGTCCGCACCGATGCTGGTGGTGCCGCTGCTGGCCGGCCATCTGACCCGCTGGCTCTCGGCCGGCCTGATCTGCGGCCTGGGCTTGCTGGTGTGCGCCGCCGGCCTGCTATGGCTGGCCCACTGCGCGCCGGGCCAGCCAAGCGCCGGGCTGGTGCTGCCCATGCTGGCGATTGGCCTTGGCATCAGCCTGCCCTGGGGCCTGATGGATGGCCTGGCCGTCAGCGTGGTGCCCAAAGAGCGCGCGGGCATGGCCACCGGCATCTTCAGCACCACGCGGGTGGCGGGCGAAGGCATTGCCCTGGCCATCGTTGGCGCCATGCTTGCCGGGCTTGCCCAGTCCAGGCTGCACGCCATCGCCACTGCGCCCTCGGCCGCGCTGGCGCAAGCCGCGCACCGGCTCGCCATGGGCGACCTGCCCCGCGCCATGGCCCTGCTGCCGCAGGCGAGCGAGCAGGCACTGGTGCAAGGCTATGGCGATGCCTTCCGGCTCCTGCTGTATATCCTTGCAGCGATCACCGTTGCGTCGGCGGCATTGGTATTTGGCTTGCTCAGCCATTCACGGTTGCCGCATCTGTCAGTATCCGCGCCAGAAGCCTCGCGTTAG
- a CDS encoding lysoplasmalogenase, producing the protein MSWLAMMMPARVREWWLAGAMAGLVYGGLLVTVAMDSPPGAPLNGQIAFQPLWKTAMALLLVRAARFHPLRRERRWLMAALLFSALGDFLLAMPWLSFSFIGGLGAFLIAHFAYLGLFVPMAGDWRAHRLIACGVVMGAAGVMLARFWPNLGTLAVPVSVYVGALAAMACAALLAKLPTPLAAIGALCFAVSDGLLGTARFLVPFDTFALGIWWTYAAAQVLLVAGVAAGRDK; encoded by the coding sequence TTGAGCTGGCTTGCAATGATGATGCCCGCGCGGGTGCGCGAGTGGTGGCTGGCCGGCGCGATGGCCGGCCTGGTCTACGGCGGCCTGCTGGTCACCGTCGCGATGGATTCGCCGCCCGGCGCGCCGTTGAACGGGCAGATCGCCTTCCAGCCGTTGTGGAAGACCGCCATGGCGTTGCTGCTGGTACGCGCCGCGCGCTTCCATCCCTTGCGTCGCGAGCGGCGCTGGCTGATGGCGGCGTTGCTGTTTTCCGCACTGGGGGACTTTCTGTTGGCGATGCCGTGGCTGTCGTTCTCCTTCATCGGCGGCCTTGGGGCTTTCCTGATCGCGCACTTCGCTTACCTCGGCTTGTTCGTGCCCATGGCGGGCGACTGGCGCGCGCATCGCCTGATCGCTTGCGGTGTGGTCATGGGCGCGGCTGGCGTGATGCTCGCGCGTTTCTGGCCCAATCTGGGCACGTTGGCGGTGCCGGTCTCGGTCTATGTCGGCGCGCTCGCGGCGATGGCTTGCGCCGCGTTACTGGCGAAACTGCCGACGCCGCTGGCGGCAATCGGCGCGCTGTGCTTCGCCGTGTCTGACGGCCTGCTCGGCACCGCGCGGTTCCTCGTGCCGTTCGATACCTTTGCGCTCGGCATCTGGTGGACCTACGCGGCCGCGCAAGTGCTGCTGGTGGCCGGCGTGGCGGCCGGGCGGGACAAATGA
- a CDS encoding LysR family transcriptional regulator, whose amino-acid sequence MDSLSGLYAFVRAAQTRSFVAAGRLLGVSPSAIGKSVMRLEARLGIRLFHRSTRQIRLTEEGALFFERCRRILEEIDDAELELSRLQEAPRGRLRISVPAIGYRLLLPDLAAFCAAYPEIEFDLDFSDRMVDVVEEGFDLVIRSGELVDSQLMARRLRPFRQVVCAAPDYFARRGMPRRPKDLEQHVCLRYRFPSSGKLQDWVLTQDADGEEVRLPGTFALNNIEGVLAAAIGGLGICYVPDFVAQEALSDQRLVTALDTYNVVQGTFWMLWPSSRHMLPKLRVLVDFLSRRENPG is encoded by the coding sequence ATGGATAGTCTTAGTGGCCTCTACGCCTTTGTGCGCGCGGCGCAGACCCGGAGCTTCGTCGCGGCGGGACGGCTTCTCGGTGTCTCTCCATCGGCCATCGGCAAGAGCGTGATGCGGCTCGAGGCCAGGCTTGGCATCCGGCTGTTTCACCGCAGCACGCGGCAGATCCGCCTGACGGAGGAGGGCGCGCTTTTCTTCGAGCGCTGCCGCCGCATCCTCGAGGAAATCGACGACGCGGAACTGGAGTTGTCGCGGCTGCAGGAGGCGCCGCGTGGCCGGCTGCGCATCAGCGTGCCGGCGATCGGCTATCGCCTGTTGCTGCCCGACCTGGCTGCGTTTTGCGCCGCTTATCCGGAGATCGAGTTCGACCTGGATTTCAGCGACCGCATGGTGGACGTGGTGGAGGAGGGCTTCGACCTGGTGATCCGCAGCGGCGAGCTGGTGGATTCCCAACTGATGGCGCGGCGCCTGCGGCCTTTTCGCCAGGTGGTGTGTGCCGCGCCGGACTACTTCGCGCGGCGCGGCATGCCCAGGCGGCCGAAGGACCTGGAGCAGCATGTTTGCCTGCGCTATCGTTTCCCCTCCAGCGGGAAACTGCAGGACTGGGTGTTGACGCAGGATGCCGATGGCGAGGAAGTGCGTTTGCCGGGCACGTTCGCCTTGAACAACATCGAAGGCGTGCTGGCCGCGGCGATCGGCGGCCTGGGCATTTGCTACGTGCCGGATTTCGTGGCGCAGGAGGCGCTGAGCGATCAGCGGCTGGTGACGGCGCTGGACACGTACAACGTGGTGCAAGGCACATTCTGGATGCTGTGGCCATCGAGCCGGCACATGCTGCCTAAGCTGCGGGTGCTGGTTGACTTCCTGTCCCGCCGGGAGAACCCGGGATGA
- the pbpC gene encoding penicillin-binding protein 1C, protein MNAGLRAVAVMACVACAPAPALALASFDSVRAGWRSADVVVLDRHGETLSRVRDDFRARRGDWVTLVEISPAVRTAIVLSEDRRFYAHSGVDWQGVAAAAWANLWNTRTRGASTLTMQLAGLLDEDLRRADSGRSLSQKMAQAVRATALERNWSKDQILEAYLNLVPFRGELVGLSALSQALFGKYPSGLDAREAALAVALVRAPNARAPQVAQRACGILREQQLPKACDGLDGFAQLALLRSSASTTGMTAMPNLTPNLAPHLARLLVSQARGAGPVPATITSTLDAGLQRIATASLDRHLRELAGRNVEDGAVVVIDNARGDVLAYVGSSGALSAAAQVDHAAAPRQAGSTLKPFLYEQALEARRLTTASLLDDRPVNLPTGGGGGLYVPQNYDRQYAGWVSMRAALASSLNVPAVRTLVMVTPYRFHQRLTALGLPLAQAGDYYGYSLALGSADVPLVALTNAYRAFANGGRFSGVRLRADAPPATVRAVMSPAASYLVADVLSDRHARARTFGLDSPLTTRFWTAVKTGTSKDMRDNWCVGWSQRYTVGVWVGNASGASMHEVSGVSGAAPVWHEIMEALHRSVPSVAPSMPAGVERVPLRFADDLEPARDEVFLAGTAMRVVNLASADSVRATRDRVTAIASPADGTVFALDPDIPPAAQRVWFHAEGVSGQTAQRVSWRIDGKPLGRGGQLSWLPWPGRHEVELLDAAGKVVDRIGIEVRGAVAKAPRR, encoded by the coding sequence ATGAACGCGGGGCTGCGCGCGGTAGCCGTGATGGCCTGCGTGGCCTGCGCGCCCGCGCCTGCGCTGGCGCTGGCTTCCTTCGACAGCGTGCGCGCCGGCTGGCGCAGCGCGGATGTGGTGGTGCTCGACCGCCATGGCGAAACCCTGTCCCGCGTGCGCGACGATTTCCGTGCGCGCCGCGGCGACTGGGTCACGCTGGTGGAGATATCGCCCGCGGTGCGCACCGCTATCGTGCTGTCGGAGGACCGCCGCTTTTATGCGCACAGCGGCGTGGACTGGCAGGGCGTTGCCGCCGCGGCGTGGGCCAACCTGTGGAACACGCGCACACGCGGCGCTTCCACCCTGACCATGCAGCTCGCCGGCTTGCTCGACGAGGACCTGCGGCGTGCCGACAGCGGCCGCAGCCTGAGCCAGAAGATGGCGCAGGCGGTGCGCGCGACGGCACTGGAGCGCAACTGGAGCAAGGACCAGATCCTCGAGGCGTATCTCAACCTGGTGCCGTTTCGCGGCGAGCTGGTTGGCCTGTCCGCGCTGTCGCAGGCGCTGTTCGGCAAGTATCCGAGCGGCCTCGATGCACGCGAGGCGGCCCTGGCGGTGGCGCTGGTGCGTGCGCCCAACGCGCGTGCGCCGCAGGTGGCGCAGCGCGCGTGCGGCATCCTGCGCGAGCAGCAATTGCCCAAGGCATGCGACGGGCTGGACGGCTTCGCGCAACTGGCGCTGCTGCGCAGCAGCGCCAGCACCACGGGCATGACAGCGATGCCGAACCTCACGCCGAACCTGGCACCGCATCTGGCGCGCTTGCTGGTATCGCAAGCCCGCGGCGCCGGCCCGGTGCCTGCCACCATCACGTCCACGCTCGATGCCGGCCTGCAGCGCATCGCCACGGCGAGCCTGGATCGACATCTGCGCGAGCTTGCCGGGCGCAATGTGGAAGACGGCGCCGTGGTGGTGATCGACAACGCGCGTGGCGACGTGCTGGCCTATGTGGGTTCGTCGGGCGCGTTGTCGGCGGCCGCGCAGGTCGACCACGCGGCCGCGCCGCGCCAGGCCGGATCCACGCTCAAGCCGTTCCTCTATGAGCAGGCGCTGGAGGCACGGCGGCTGACCACGGCATCGCTGCTGGACGACCGGCCTGTCAACCTGCCCACGGGCGGCGGTGGGGGCCTCTATGTGCCGCAGAACTATGACCGGCAATATGCGGGCTGGGTGAGCATGCGGGCCGCGCTGGCGTCGTCGCTGAACGTGCCCGCGGTGCGCACGCTGGTGATGGTCACGCCGTATCGCTTTCACCAGCGCCTGACCGCGCTCGGCTTACCGCTGGCGCAGGCCGGCGATTACTACGGCTACAGCCTTGCGCTGGGTAGCGCCGATGTGCCGCTGGTCGCGCTCACCAATGCTTATCGCGCCTTCGCCAACGGCGGGCGTTTTTCGGGCGTGCGGCTGCGCGCCGATGCACCGCCGGCGACCGTGCGCGCGGTGATGTCGCCAGCGGCGAGCTACCTGGTTGCCGACGTGCTGTCGGATCGCCATGCGCGGGCGCGCACGTTTGGCCTGGACAGCCCGCTGACCACGCGCTTCTGGACCGCGGTCAAGACGGGCACGTCGAAGGACATGCGCGACAACTGGTGCGTGGGCTGGTCGCAGCGCTACACGGTTGGCGTGTGGGTGGGAAACGCCAGTGGCGCAAGCATGCATGAGGTCTCGGGCGTGTCCGGCGCCGCGCCGGTGTGGCACGAGATCATGGAGGCGCTGCACCGCTCGGTGCCGAGCGTGGCGCCATCCATGCCTGCCGGCGTGGAGCGTGTGCCGTTGCGCTTCGCCGATGATCTCGAGCCCGCGCGCGATGAGGTCTTCCTCGCGGGTACCGCCATGCGTGTTGTCAACCTTGCCAGCGCGGATAGCGTGCGTGCCACCAGGGATCGCGTTACCGCCATCGCCAGCCCTGCCGACGGGACCGTGTTCGCGCTCGATCCCGATATCCCTCCGGCAGCGCAGCGCGTCTGGTTCCATGCCGAGGGCGTCAGCGGGCAGACCGCGCAACGCGTGAGCTGGCGCATCGACGGCAAGCCGCTGGGGCGCGGCGGCCAGCTCTCCTGGCTGCCCTGGCCGGGCCGGCACGAGGTGGAGTTGCTGGATGCCGCGGGCAAGGTGGTTGACCGCATCGGCATCGAAGTGCGCGGCGCCGTCGCCAAGGCGCCGCGCCGCTGA
- a CDS encoding aldo/keto reductase, whose translation MTALRKLGQHGPQVFPIGLGCMGMSEFYGAHDDAESIRTINHAIDKGINFIDTADIYGPYTNESLVGRAIAARRDSVVLATKFGIVRDAANPVARGVDGRPEYVRASCDASLKRLGVEHIDLYYQHRVDPQVPIEETVGAMAELVKAGKVRWLGLSEAGAQTIERAHAVHPITALQSEYSLWTRDVEAGGDQSILATCQRLGIAFVPYSPLGRGFLTGAIRSPEDFAQDDYRRTSPRFMGENFARNLVLVDKVNALARDKGCSPAQLALAWVLARGEMLVPIPGTRRVANLDDNLGALDVVLNAADIAAIDAVFPADAVAGTRYPGQVMSLLAR comes from the coding sequence ATGACCGCACTACGCAAGCTGGGCCAGCATGGCCCACAGGTATTCCCGATTGGCCTGGGCTGCATGGGCATGAGCGAGTTTTACGGCGCGCATGACGACGCCGAATCCATTCGCACTATCAATCATGCTATTGATAAAGGCATCAATTTTATCGATACCGCTGATATTTATGGTCCGTATACCAACGAAAGCCTGGTAGGCCGGGCCATCGCGGCTCGCCGCGACAGCGTGGTGCTGGCGACCAAGTTCGGGATTGTGCGCGACGCCGCCAACCCGGTGGCGCGCGGCGTGGATGGCCGGCCCGAATATGTGCGAGCCAGCTGTGATGCCAGCCTCAAGCGGCTCGGGGTGGAGCATATCGACCTGTACTACCAGCACCGGGTCGATCCGCAGGTGCCCATCGAGGAAACCGTGGGTGCGATGGCGGAACTGGTGAAGGCGGGCAAGGTGCGCTGGCTGGGACTGTCGGAGGCCGGCGCGCAGACCATCGAGCGCGCGCATGCCGTGCATCCCATCACCGCGCTGCAAAGCGAGTATTCGCTGTGGACGCGCGACGTGGAGGCGGGTGGCGACCAGAGCATTCTCGCTACGTGCCAGCGGCTCGGTATTGCCTTCGTGCCATACAGCCCGCTGGGCCGGGGTTTCCTGACCGGTGCCATCCGCAGCCCTGAGGATTTCGCGCAGGACGATTACCGCCGTACCAGCCCGCGTTTCATGGGCGAGAACTTCGCGCGCAACCTGGTGCTGGTGGACAAGGTGAACGCGCTGGCGCGCGACAAGGGCTGCAGCCCGGCGCAACTGGCGCTGGCGTGGGTGCTGGCGCGTGGCGAAATGCTGGTGCCGATCCCTGGCACGCGGCGCGTGGCCAACCTTGACGACAACCTTGGCGCGCTGGACGTGGTGCTGAACGCGGCCGACATCGCGGCCATCGACGCCGTGTTCCCGGCAGACGCAGTCGCGGGTACGCGTTATCCGGGGCAGGTGATGTCCTTGCTGGCGCGCTGA
- a CDS encoding LysR family transcriptional regulator, with amino-acid sequence MKPDVSLDPDLLPAMAAFVRVARLGSFTAAAAALAVSPSAISQTIRQLEQRLGVRLLQRTTRRVGLSEAGAALLARVEPALTEIGAAADDARQQREMPAGTLRITTSYSAAATALQPVLVEFMRLYPSICVDVAVDDRLTDLIAEGFDAGLRLGEALQRDMVAIPITGPMRMVVAGTPDYFARHGKPKLPRDLQAHACLHYRFGPAGQVYRWEFMHAARQATVDTGVALIANDKALLHQAALAGLGLLYEFEALLRAPLASGHLVTVLDDWLPPFDGFYLYYPGRLLMPAKLRVFVDFLKARAPLAPASSAA; translated from the coding sequence ATGAAGCCTGACGTCTCCCTTGACCCCGACCTGCTGCCCGCCATGGCCGCCTTTGTCCGCGTGGCGCGCCTGGGCAGCTTCACCGCCGCCGCCGCGGCGCTGGCGGTGAGCCCATCGGCCATCTCGCAGACCATCCGCCAACTTGAGCAGCGCCTGGGCGTGCGCCTGCTGCAACGAACCACGCGCCGGGTCGGCCTGTCCGAAGCCGGCGCCGCGCTGCTGGCCCGCGTGGAGCCCGCGCTGACGGAGATCGGGGCCGCGGCCGACGACGCGCGTCAGCAGCGCGAAATGCCCGCCGGCACGCTGCGCATCACCACCTCGTACTCGGCTGCGGCCACCGCGCTACAACCGGTGCTGGTGGAGTTCATGCGGCTCTATCCGTCGATCTGCGTCGACGTGGCCGTCGACGACCGCTTGACCGACCTGATCGCGGAGGGCTTCGATGCAGGCCTGCGCCTGGGCGAAGCACTGCAGCGCGATATGGTGGCGATTCCCATCACCGGCCCGATGCGCATGGTGGTGGCCGGCACGCCGGACTACTTCGCGCGCCATGGCAAGCCCAAGCTGCCGCGTGACCTGCAGGCGCATGCCTGCCTGCACTACCGCTTCGGCCCCGCGGGCCAGGTCTATCGCTGGGAGTTCATGCACGCCGCGCGCCAGGCCACGGTCGATACCGGCGTCGCGCTGATCGCCAATGACAAGGCCCTGCTGCACCAGGCAGCGCTCGCCGGGCTCGGGCTGCTATACGAGTTCGAGGCCTTGCTGCGCGCACCGCTCGCCTCGGGCCATCTGGTCACGGTGCTGGACGACTGGCTGCCGCCGTTCGATGGCTTCTACCTCTACTACCCGGGCCGCCTGCTGATGCCGGCCAAGCTGCGCGTGTTCGTCGACTTCCTCAAGGCGCGTGCACCGCTCGCGCCGGCATCGTCAGCCGCGTAA